Below is a window of Brassica napus cultivar Da-Ae chromosome A5, Da-Ae, whole genome shotgun sequence DNA.
TGTGTAGGGAGTACAAATtctcaatattttaatttcgggaattaaatttgtttttaatataagaaCATATTAAATTCCAAATTTTAGAGAAAGATTTTTAAGGGATGGCTAatattttcttaagttttttttttgtgtgtatctTTTAGTTTTCATTTGTAAAAAAGAGATATTTTGAACAATGATGTTTATGGGCTAAAGCTAGCTGAGAGATTTTAttctaatatatgttttgaataAAGTATATATGTTTGTTGGTCCTCAATGTTAAAGATCAGTTGGCAACCATTCTTTGTTACATTGTCTTTATCTTATGCATAGACATTTTTGGGCTAAAGGTTGAAAAGTACATAAAGTAGGGGAGCCTCATTTATATTTGACtggtgataatatatatttttgtttccaATATCAGATTTTCACATTAAAAGACAActtaaaatttgattataaataattGAACACATCATTTTCTATGATTACCTATTTTCAAAATCAATAATAATTCTATACATTCACCTACCTTTCTAAAGTTTACAATTTATCATcattaaataatgaaaatatataaaaacttaaatttatctttttgtaacattaaaagaacatttataattcgaaaacggagaaaatattattaatatatcacTGAGTTAACTacattttatacttttataaccaaaaatacATACTTAATCAAATGATATGCcattacaaaaacaaattaaacatgATTAATCCTCAAATCATTTTCAAGTGAATTATAGATTTTGAAACTCCACTTAGAAAATTTTGGCAACATCTTTCATGAGACCACGATTAGCACTTGCGAAATCAGAAAACTCTTGGTACGATATGTACCCATCACCATCGGTATCAATCTCGGCCATCATACGCTTAATGTCATCGTGTGTGGCCGAGCCAAGGTTCTTGAGAGCATCTCCAAGCTCGGTGGCAGAGATTTTTCCATCTCCGTTAGCATCAAACTTCTTGAAAACACGGTCGTGCTCTGCTTTCTCGGTTGCGTCAGCCATTGTTAATCAGTTTTCTTCTTTTGGTATCGAAGGAATTAGATGAGAACATAAAGGTTATATAAAGAGATTtgaatgtgaagaagctgaGGCTATGCTTTAAATTAGGCAAGTCTAGGGAGGAAACTGAAGTTACTAAAATTAGAATGTGACTTGTCCTCCATTAGCGGTCATTACAAAAcagttttattttgttaaagaCATAACTACAATTTAGACAAGGACACACTGATCAACTCCTCTGTCATTTTAAGCTTTATTTCGTAATGTTAGATTTATAGCAAACTATTCATCCATAGTGAGAAATAAATAccggaagaaaaaaacaaaaatcaatggCTGATCCAACCTTTTTTTGGCTTTATCTCCATCTTTTAGAAGCAAAAGTAAGTCTCTTGAGACTTGAGAGTATAAAGAGGTGTATAACCTTCAAGGAGCTCTATCAAAAGGTTTAGTGTCATTGTAACATGTATCCCACACTGCTTCCATGGCGTCTTTTGCTGCTCCATCAGAAACTTCACGATCGGATCTAATCACAGATtataccatcatcatcatcatcattatcatcatcaaatGAACATGTTCATAGAAACTAATCAATGGATCTCTAGAGTgattctaaaaccctaaacccctagATTGATCTAATCAAACAACCAATGAATCTAAGAATTGAGAAGCTGAAACGAAAACGAGAGGCTTATATACTTCGAAAGCTTCGTTGGATCATGTCCTGGCATTCTTCGATGGATCTACCGCGATTCCCTCCGAGGTTCAAATCGGAACCTGAATTAGGAGAGGCTGCATCTTCCATTTCTGCTTTTCTGCTTAATCGACGGTAGAGTTCCTCGGAGCCGGAGAGTCGTGGCGGCTTGAGATCGATGGTCAGACGGAGAAGGAAGGAGGCGAAGGGTAGATTTGTAAATTATATTAGCATAAGTCAGTCACTGCGCAGTTAAATGGGATACCTGTCGACAGTTTTATTTGATTCGGTTTGCATAACCACCATATCAGACCGGACATGATCCGGTTTAAGATAATTAAGTTGATAATGGGCTATAAGTATTTTAAAGAGGGTTCATAGCTAAAGGGCCGTGCTGATCCAAACCCAACACAGTGAACAACTGAGAATCCTATTTTTAGCTGAATATAAAGTTGTATACGTATATACCCAAATATGTAGTTTTgatcaaaatacatatatacccAAATAATTAtgagtttttcatcaaaataataattagtatatatgtataaaatctggAAAGATATTTTCATCATGTGTTTCCTTATTTTTCTCATATTCAAATCATAGAATAAATGCaggaaaatttaatttttcataaattttattttatattatttaaattgaCAATCTATATTTTTGCTATGTTATCTTTCTCCTGAAACTATTTATTAATGTTCCATTTTTTTGTaagatttgatattttatatgctTAACATGTgttaaagtaaaatattttcttcttttcatgtaaatattagtatatgtttaattatGTCATCCAATTCTCAATACATTAACAATGCATTTAAGCATATCCAAATCACAAGATAACATCAAATGTAAATCCTTTGTattctttttttgtgtgtgcaAATGTAAATCATTTATATTCAGATCACTTACTTAATACATTTCTGTTTGGTTAATCATTAATTGGGCTATcaacttattagattttatgTAGGATTTTAAAATCCTATAAATACAAGAACATAATGTGTCATATTTCCCACAAGTCTCAGgaatatcaaaataaatcatatatatactataataaaaaTGTCTCTAGAGAAGATCTTCAAGCGTTTTGACAAGAACAATGATGGTACAGTTTCGTTGGATGAGTTTTCTAAtgcttttcttaaattttttccCGGATTTTCTCAAGAAGATACCGAAAAGCGATTTAAAGAAATTGACATTAATTGTAATGGCCAAATCAAATacctaaagaaagaaaaagccTACTTATACAACTAGGCCTTTAAAAGAAGAAGAGGCCTAGTTTGATGGCTCAGTATTCTATGCTAAATTTACATgatcaataaaatatttttgatttcaaaacaaaaatgatagtgaaaacataaattaagaaacgatcttttttttcaatttgatcaatttttattgGATGTAACATCCTTCTTAATTTTTTCCTCCCTGTAAATTGTAGTGACAGTTCTTTGAGTAATGTTACAATGAATATTTTGAGTTATAATATCGATAGAAATACAACACAGTTGGATCATGCAAATATGATATGGCACCtaaaaggttttttttatttcaaggcTTTCAATATGTTTCTCCGCCAAAGAGCAGTCTCTGGGTCGAACCTCAGCTCCCAAGTTGGCCAATAATGGAGATCTTGTTTTAGAGTCAACACTCGTGGCTTGCCGTTAAGATGAACGGTCCTTATCCGCACAAACTGCCCGTGTTCTAGCTCCTGTTCGCAAAGAAACAATCTAAGATTAAAATTCAGACGACATAATCGCTTCAGGGCCAAagtaaaaattgtaaaagtgaGTTCTGTAAGGAATGAGTCAAAACCTTGGTGGCATCTGCAAATGCGTTAAGAT
It encodes the following:
- the LOC125609179 gene encoding polcalcin Bra n 2-like, producing the protein MADATEKAEHDRVFKKFDANGDGKISATELGDALKNLGSATHDDIKRMMAEIDTDGDGYISYQEFSDFASANRGLMKDVAKIF